The proteins below come from a single Thunnus thynnus chromosome 10, fThuThy2.1, whole genome shotgun sequence genomic window:
- the dbf4 gene encoding protein DBF4 homolog A → MKENKMKPKRIQRHTGPSWQGKGGTSGDKTTLSQATAAVRVHHQSQVKPFAGKVFYLDLPSNRIVEKLESDIKELGGTVEKFFSKEIKYLVSNKREARYVQCLRQDSPVPSPESGQSSPHPRSNPHRPGSHGDNIKSRSQGQTDTFVTSRGKSLVERVVKEQERVQMNKILSNALEWGVKILYIDDVMAYVQKKKKTISGECPVTTAVKSNVKTEPATKQGFQKCKGGRISKPFVKVEDSSRHYRPIYLNMSNMPELNLKTVPPCSPFCFEDKDHPGNRQRGYRGAKASASEERAHGRKKNKDKKRGGYCECCMIKYENLTTHLKSDRHKAFSKSKEYFVVDRLVSTMHCNFIHIKSKDKRPKCSVSSVLIAPGPCGKTELRHRGDLDTTETIKEEQHQTVDGRHGESYSGHALKISSLPGSAPLIQRENDRSNVYTSSDRSKHKSLAHKQLSRQNSLTSCTQKAEQSDIPQEKMETAPSRGECFASFPSRVTQIDPESQISQTDMNSPTSHSHNINGQNELPLGCLNDTTNQQEQSDKNKDSLPLEAFQEGNIFSEKMTGNNLSESEGRSLPTQSCSPVRKIQRRVRVYKRKRRKLDTHVMCQESEKPNDIRDDSMLKLWELFQSSDDMDIEFLGFED, encoded by the exons atgaaagagaataaaatgaagccaaaacgCATCCAGAGGCATACCGGACCCAGCTGGCAAG GAAAAGGTGGCACTAGTGGCGACAAGACAACACTGTCCCAGGCGACGGCAGCAGTGCGTGTCCACCATCAGTCCCAAGTCAAACCTTTTGCTGGGAAAGTATTTTACCTTGACCTGCCATCAAACAGGATAGTAGAGAAACTGGAGAGCGACATCAAAGAGCTCGGAGGG ACTGTTGAGAAGTTCTTCAGCAAGGAAATAAAGTATCTGGTATCCAACAAGAGGGAAGCTAGATATGTGCAGTGCCTCAGGCAGGACTCGCCGGTCCCCAGTCCAGAATCCGGACAGAGTTCACCTCACCCTCGCTCAAACCCTCACCGGCCTGGGAGCCACGGGGACAACATCAAAAGCCGGTCTCAGGgccaaacagacaca TTTGTCACAAGCCGGGGGAAGTCTTTGGTGGAGAGAGTGGTGAAAGAGCAG gagAGGGTACAAATGAACAAGATCCTGTCAAATGCTTTGGAGTGGGGTGTGAAAATTCTCTACATAGATG ATGTAATGGCATAtgttcagaagaaaaaaaagaccattaGCGGCGAGTGTCCTGTCACCACTGCTGTCAAATCAAAT GTCAAAACTGAGCCAGCAACAAAGCAAGGCTTTCAGAAATGCAAAG gagGCCGCATCAGTAAACCATTTGTCAAGGTTGAAGATTCAAGCAG ACACTACCGTCCAATCTACCTCAACATGTCAAACATGCCTGAGTTAAACCTGAAGACGGTTCCTCCCTGCAGTCCCTTCTGTTTCGAGGATAAAGATCATCCAGGGAACAGACAGCGGGGATACAG AGGCGCGAAAGCCTCAGCCAGTGAAGAGAGAGCACACGGCCGAAAGAAGAACAAAGACAAGAAACGAGGCGGCTACTGCGAGTGCTGCATGATCAAATATGAAAACCTGACAACA catCTAAAGAGTGATCGTCACAAGGCGTTCTCCAAGAGTAAGGAGTACTTTGTGGTGGACAGACTGGTTTCAACCATGCACTGCAACTTCATCCACATCAAAAGTAAAGATAAAAG ACCAAAgtgcagtgtttcctctgttctgATTGCTCCTGGACCATGTGGGAAAACTGAGCTAAGGCACAGGGGAGATCTCGATACCACAGAGACTATTAAAGAGGAGCAACACCAAACTGTCGACGGACGACATGGGGAATCTTATTCAGGACACGCTTTAAAAATCAGTTCACTTCCTGGTTCTGCTCCTCTGATTCAGAGAGAGAACGACAGGAGCAACGTTTACACTTCGTCAGACAGATCCAAGCACAAATCTCTTGCACATAAACAACTGAGCAGACAGAATTCTTTGACTTCTTGCACTCAAAAAGCTGAGCAGTCTGACATTCCTCAGGAAAAGATGGAAACAGCTCCCTCTAGAGGTGAATGTTTTGCCTCTTTTCCCTCCAGAGTCACTCAGATTGACCCAGAGAGCCAAATATCTCAAACAGACATGAACAGCCCAACCTCACACTCTCATAATATTAACGGACAGAACGAATTACCCTTAGGATGCCTTAATGATACGACAAATCAACAAGAACAGTCTGATAAGAACAAGGATTCTTTACCGTTAGAGGCTTTCCAGGAGGGAAACATATTCTCTGAGAAAATGACCGGAAACAACCTCTCAGAGAGCGAAGGAAGAAGCCTTCCCACGCAAAGCTGCTCTCCAGTCCGGAAAATACAGAGGAGGGTGAGAGTCTATAAACGCAAAAGACGGAAATTGGACACACATGTTATGTGTCAAGAAAGTGAAAAACCAAATGACATTCGTGATGACTCCATGCTGAAGCTTTGGGAGCTTTTCCAGTCAAGTGATGACATGGACATTGAGTTTCTGGGGTTTGAGGACTAG
- the slc25a40 gene encoding mitochondrial glutathione transporter SLC25A40 — MSGQSRAPPVSDDITPLQRMAASCTGAILTSLLVTPLDVVKIRLQAQKNPFPKGKCFVYCNGLMDHICVCENGNSKAWYKAPGHFSGTLDAFIKIVRNEGIKALWSGLPPTLVMAVPATVIYFTCYDQLCAAMRVKMGDHAQMAPLLAGAVARVGAATVISPLELMRTKLQSQKLSYRELTNCVRLAVETEGWRSLWRALGPTLLRDVPFSAMYWYNYERSKSWLCERYNTREPTLAISFISGAASGTIASIVTLPFDVVKTRRQVELGELQAMNLSSKASSSTISVMRKIVAQHGFGGLFAGFLPRVVKVAPACAIMISSYELGKAFFRKHNQERTHRAPSNT; from the exons ATGAGTGGTCAAAGCCGTGCTCCTCCAGTCAGTGATGACATTACTCCCCTCCAGCGGATGGCGGCATCGTGCACCGGAGCCATCCTCACATCACTGTTGG tcACACCGTTGGATGTTGTGAAGATCAGACTGCAAGCACAGAAAAATCCCTTCCCCAAAG GGAAGTGCTTTGTCTACTGCAACGGACTTATGGaccatatatgtgtgtgtgaaaacgGCAACTCCAAGGCATGGTACAAAGCCCCCGGTCACTTCAGTGGCACACTG gaTGCCTTCATTAAGATAGTACGCAATGAAGGAATCAAGGCATTGTGGAGCGGTCTGCCTCCAACACT TGTGATGGCAGTCCCAGCTACAGTCATCTACTTCACATGTTACGACCAGCTGTGTGCAGCAATGAGGGTCAAGATGGGCGACCACGCACAGATGGCTCCTCTTCTGGCCGGAGCAGTCGCTAGAG tgggagCAGCGACAGTCATCAGTCCTCTAGAGCTGATGCGCACAAAGCTGCAGTCTCAGAAACTGTCGTACAGGGAGCTGACTAACTGTGTCCGTTTGGCAGTGGAGACAGAAGGCTGGCGGTCTCTGTGGCGGGCTTTAGGGCCCACACTCCTTAGAGATGTGCCCTTCTCAGCCATGTACTGGTACAACTACGAGAGGAGCAAGAGCTGGCTGTGTGAACGTTATAACACCAGAGAGCCCACGTTGGCCATCTCCTTCATATCCGGAGCGGCGTCTGGCACT ATTGCGTCCATCGTAACATTACCTTTTGATGTTGTCAAAACAAGAAGGCAGGTGGAGCTTGGAGAGCTACAAGCGATGAATT TGTCGTCTAAGGCCTCCTCTTCCACCATCAGTGTGATGAGGAAGATTGTTGCACAGCACGGCTTTGGTGGATTGTTTGCAG GTTTCCTTCCTCGGGTTGTCAAAGTGGCCCCGGCCTGTGCCATCATGATAAGCTCTTATGAGCTTGGGAAGGCCTTTTTCCGCAAACACAACCAGGAGAGGACTCACAGGGCTCCCAGTAACACCTGA